In Parasegetibacter sp. NRK P23, a single genomic region encodes these proteins:
- a CDS encoding TIM-barrel domain-containing protein: protein MKLRLLFTTLFLTGCLHAVLSAPPSFIKTETGVIVFTDPMFTGTSNAVKLEVIADHIIRVTAAPGKEIVQTTSLITVYSRQPGLAWDVVPSEDLLELKTKKLTAKVDAKNGAVSFYDNNGNKIIAEKAVGGRSFQPAVFDGKRYYGLTQTFQTTEDDAYYGLGQHQDGIMNYKGHQVNFFQNNTEVAVPFLLSAKNYGILWDNYSLTKAGDVRPAHPLSALQLYSANNEPGWLTAAYANNKMKPGEIVLERAETTIEMAFLGESKLKLPKEFDPAKGVVTWKGSLSSTLSGLHQFRFVFGGTLKVWLNNELVLAHWRKAWNPATVLLPVHLKSGEQTPIRIEWVPEGGESYLSAQWHEPLSPEEKNSFSFSSEAGHLIDYYFIHGNNMDEVIAGYRTLTGKVPIVPKWALGFWQSRERYKTQEELLDAVAEFRKRKIPLDNIVLDWSYWKEAEWGSQEFDAARFPSPDSMINVLHNKYNTQIMISVWPKFYEGIEAYRTFDRNGWLYKKNIADRQRDWIGKGYVSTFYDAFNEGARKGFWELIRNKIYTKGIDAWWMDASEPDILSNVDPVQRKLQMSPTAIGAAAEYLNAYPLQNAKGIYEGQRSTDPDKRVFLLTRSGFAGSQRYAAAIWSGDIGSTWMDMKNQITAGLNFSMSGLPYWTMDIGGFVVPEKFENPNAESLEEWRELNTRWYQFGAFVPLFRAHGQFPYREIYNIAPGQHAAYKSFVYYNQLRYRLMPYLYALAGAVYHDNYTMMRGLAMDFAHDTAVLNIADQYMFGPSLLINPVYGYQQRSRKVYLPEGNGWFDLYAGKYFEGGQTIEAAAPYERMPIFVREGSILPTGPALQYAMEKPADTITLTIYGGKDASFKLYEDDGKQYDYEKGAFSTIEMKYSHSANTLSIGERNGSFEGMLKKRYFRIRLITPGKAQAFDANARGQKEVVYTGKELTVRLKQ, encoded by the coding sequence ATGAAATTACGATTGCTGTTTACTACACTTTTTCTTACCGGCTGTTTACATGCCGTTTTGTCTGCACCCCCTTCCTTCATCAAAACGGAAACAGGCGTTATTGTATTCACGGATCCCATGTTCACGGGTACATCTAACGCCGTGAAACTGGAGGTGATAGCCGACCACATTATCCGGGTAACCGCGGCACCCGGGAAAGAGATCGTTCAAACAACCAGTCTGATCACTGTTTATTCCAGGCAGCCCGGCCTGGCCTGGGACGTGGTTCCTTCCGAAGACCTGCTGGAACTGAAAACAAAAAAACTCACCGCGAAAGTGGATGCGAAGAACGGCGCGGTTTCCTTCTACGATAATAATGGTAATAAAATCATTGCCGAAAAGGCCGTTGGCGGAAGAAGTTTCCAGCCTGCCGTATTCGATGGTAAAAGATACTACGGACTCACCCAGACTTTCCAGACCACAGAAGACGATGCTTATTATGGCCTTGGTCAGCACCAGGACGGCATCATGAATTACAAAGGACACCAGGTGAATTTCTTCCAGAACAATACCGAAGTGGCCGTTCCGTTTTTATTGTCCGCAAAAAATTACGGCATCCTCTGGGACAATTATTCCCTTACCAAAGCCGGCGATGTGCGTCCTGCACACCCGCTTTCCGCCCTGCAATTGTATTCCGCCAACAACGAGCCCGGCTGGCTCACCGCCGCGTATGCCAACAACAAAATGAAGCCGGGAGAGATCGTGTTGGAAAGAGCAGAGACAACAATAGAAATGGCTTTTCTGGGCGAATCAAAACTGAAGCTTCCGAAAGAATTTGATCCTGCGAAAGGTGTGGTTACCTGGAAGGGTAGTCTTTCCAGCACGCTATCCGGGCTGCACCAGTTCCGGTTTGTTTTCGGCGGAACATTAAAAGTGTGGCTGAACAATGAGCTCGTGCTTGCACATTGGAGAAAAGCCTGGAACCCTGCAACTGTATTGCTGCCCGTTCACCTTAAAAGCGGGGAGCAAACGCCCATCCGCATCGAATGGGTACCCGAAGGCGGCGAATCTTATCTTTCCGCGCAATGGCACGAACCACTTTCACCAGAGGAAAAGAACAGCTTCAGCTTTTCTTCTGAAGCGGGCCACCTGATCGATTATTATTTCATCCACGGCAACAACATGGATGAGGTGATTGCCGGTTACAGAACACTTACCGGGAAGGTCCCCATCGTACCCAAATGGGCCCTCGGTTTCTGGCAAAGCAGGGAACGGTACAAAACGCAGGAAGAACTACTCGATGCGGTTGCGGAATTCAGGAAACGGAAAATACCGCTTGATAATATTGTGCTGGACTGGAGCTACTGGAAAGAAGCCGAATGGGGCAGCCAGGAATTTGATGCGGCACGTTTCCCTTCGCCCGACAGCATGATCAATGTACTGCACAACAAATACAATACGCAGATCATGATCTCCGTTTGGCCGAAGTTCTATGAAGGCATCGAGGCCTACAGAACATTCGACCGGAACGGATGGCTCTACAAGAAGAATATCGCCGACCGCCAGCGCGACTGGATCGGAAAAGGCTATGTGTCCACATTCTACGACGCGTTCAATGAAGGGGCCCGCAAAGGCTTCTGGGAACTGATCCGGAATAAAATCTACACCAAAGGCATTGACGCCTGGTGGATGGATGCCAGCGAACCAGACATTCTTTCCAACGTGGACCCGGTGCAACGGAAATTGCAAATGAGTCCCACCGCCATCGGTGCCGCCGCTGAATACCTGAACGCCTATCCCCTGCAAAACGCGAAAGGCATTTACGAGGGGCAACGCTCCACCGATCCCGATAAGCGAGTGTTCCTGCTTACCCGTTCAGGTTTCGCAGGCTCCCAGCGGTATGCCGCGGCGATATGGAGCGGTGACATTGGTTCCACCTGGATGGATATGAAAAACCAGATCACGGCAGGATTGAATTTCTCCATGTCGGGATTGCCTTACTGGACCATGGACATCGGTGGTTTTGTGGTGCCGGAAAAATTTGAAAACCCCAACGCGGAGAGCCTGGAAGAATGGCGCGAGTTGAATACCCGCTGGTACCAGTTCGGTGCATTCGTGCCGTTGTTCCGGGCCCATGGTCAGTTCCCATACCGGGAAATTTACAACATCGCGCCCGGGCAACATGCCGCTTATAAAAGTTTTGTCTATTACAACCAACTCCGTTACCGCCTCATGCCTTACCTGTATGCACTGGCGGGCGCTGTTTACCACGACAACTATACTATGATGCGCGGGCTGGCGATGGATTTTGCCCATGATACCGCTGTGCTGAACATTGCCGATCAATACATGTTCGGCCCTTCCTTACTCATTAACCCGGTATATGGCTACCAACAGCGGAGCCGGAAAGTATACCTTCCTGAAGGGAATGGCTGGTTCGACCTGTATGCAGGAAAATACTTTGAAGGCGGACAAACCATTGAAGCCGCGGCACCTTACGAACGTATGCCCATATTCGTGAGAGAAGGTTCCATTCTGCCAACAGGTCCCGCCTTGCAGTATGCAATGGAGAAACCCGCCGATACCATCACGCTCACCATCTACGGTGGGAAGGATGCGTCTTTCAAATTATATGAAGATGATGGGAAACAATACGATTACGAGAAAGGTGCTTTTTCCACCATTGAAATGAAGTACAGCCACAGCGCCAACACACTTTCGATAGGAGAACGGAATGGAAGTTTTGAGGGCATGTTGAAAAAAAGATATTTCCGCATCCGGTTGATCACACCGGGAAAAGCACAGGCGTTCGATGCCAATGCACGGGGGCAGAAGGAAGTGGTGTACACCGGAAAGGAATTGACAGTGCGGTTAAAGCAGTAA